In a genomic window of Trachemys scripta elegans isolate TJP31775 chromosome 12, CAS_Tse_1.0, whole genome shotgun sequence:
- the LOC117885589 gene encoding olfactory receptor 6F1-like codes for MEQNNQTVVREFMLLGFTSQWVVKMSLFLVFLIIYTTSLIANSLIVALTLLDPQLHTPMYFFLCNLSFLEVSYTSVTVPKMLSNFLSRRPSITVGGCIAQYYFFFSLGATECFLLAAMAYDRYLAICNPLQYSGLMNHRLSLNLAIACWVCGFLSPLLPTLMISKLPFCGPDQINHFFCDADPLFQLSCADTYIQQVAGYTLTSVVILCSFTFTIVSYVHIVAALLKMSSGKEWKKPFSTCASHLTVVSIYYGTIIFMYVRPGVNKSFNLGKVVSVFYTVVTPLINPIIYSLRNREIKKALRKALITIGQH; via the coding sequence ATGGAACAGAACAACCAGACTGTGGTGAGAGAATTCATGTTACTGGGATTCACTAGTCAATGGGTGGTGAAGATGTCCCTATTCCTGGTCTTTCTAATCATCTACACCACATCCCTGATTGCAAATTCCCTCATTGTTGCATTGACACTGCTGGATCCTCAACTCCACACACCTATGTACTTTTTCCTCTGCAACTTGTCCTTCCTGGAGGTCTCCTACACTTCGGTCACTGTCCCAAAGATGCTCTCCAATTTCCTGTCCAGGAGACCCAGCATCACTGTGGGTGGCTGCATTGCTCAATATTACTTCTTTTTCTCTCTAGGGGCCACCGAATGCTTCCTTTTGGCCGCCATGGCCTATGACCGATATTTGGCCATATGTAATCCATTGCAGTACAGCGGTCTCATGAACCACAGGCTCTCTCTCAACCTGGCCATTGCCTGTTGGGTCTGTGGCTTCCTCTCCCCCTTGCTGCCTACACTCATGATTTCCAAGCTCCCCTTCTGTGGCCCTGACCAGATaaaccatttcttctgtgatgCAGACCCGCTCTTCCAACTTTCTTGTGCCGACACTTATATCCAGCAAGTGGCCGGATACACACTCACCTCTGTTGTGATCCTGTGCTCCTTCACATTCACCATAGTTTCTTATGTGCACATTGTGGCTGCGCTCCTCAAGATGTCTTCAGGTAAGGAGTGGAAAAAGCCCTTCTCCACCTGTGCATCCCACCTCACTGTGGTTTCCATCTATTATGGGACCATTATTTTCATGTATGTCCGGCCAGGGGTCAATAAGTCATTCAACCTAGGCAAAGTAGTGTCAGTGTTTTACACAGTGGTCACCCCCTTGATAAATCCCATAATTTATAGTCTCAGGAACAGGGAGATTAAAAAGGCTCTGAGAAAAGCCCTAATTACCATAGGGCAgcactag
- the LOC117885590 gene encoding olfactory receptor 5V1-like gives MAHDRYEAICNPLHYMRIMNKYVCSQLVIGAWIVGFIYALINTLPLLNAHFCGTNKINHFSCEPPPVLDLSCSDTFTNKLLLHTSAMLVGLITFSFNLVSYIHIISTILRIRSAEGRRKAFSTCSSHLIVVVLFYSTGLFRYLRPNSASLEVLDRLFSIQYSILTPMLNPIIYSLKNREVQAALGKILGKFRFLK, from the coding sequence ATGGCTCATGACCGATATGAGGCTATATGTAACCCACTGCATTATATGAGGATTATGAACAAATATGTCTGCAGTCAGCTAGTGATTGGTGCATGGATTGTGGGGTTTATATATGCATTGATAAACACTCTTCCCTTATTAAATGCACATTTCTGTGGGACCAACAAAATCAACCATTTCAGCTGTGAGCCTCCTCCAGTATTAGACCTATCCTGCTCTGACACCTTCACCAATAAACTGTTGCTTCATACCTCTGCAATGTTGGTAGGACTCATCACCTTCTCTTTTAACCTAGTCTCCTACATTcacatcatctccaccatcctgaggATACGCTCTGCGGAGGGCAGgcgtaaagccttctccacctgcagctcccacctgattgttgttgttttattctaCAGCACTGGGTTGTTCAGGTATCTGAGACCCAACTCAGCATCCTTGGAGGTTTTGGACAGACTGTTTTCCATCCAGTACAGCATCTTAACGCCCAtgttaaaccccatcatctacagcctgaaAAACAGGGAAGTGCAGGCAGCTCTGGGGAAAATATTAGGGAAATTCAGATTCCTCAAGTAA